One Parasteatoda tepidariorum isolate YZ-2023 unplaced genomic scaffold, CAS_Ptep_4.0 HiC_scaffold_1452, whole genome shotgun sequence genomic window, cGCAAGTCTGTATCACGGCTTGAATATCAATACATAGAAATAGTTTCAATCATTATCCCATAAAatcttgagaaaaataattattttttctaattatgttttttcggTGCAGTTACtatattatgttaaattctTATATGTGTTGCATTTTCAAACCTCATTCATACAGACGataaattttatggtttaaaattattaatcataataataacattatgatcgatttcattaaatttaattgacgtAATAATTGTActcaatgaaaaattagatttgaactacaattaaaaaaattcttaaagacttcaaatatttctttaatgcgATTGTTAATAACGACTTccaatgtttagaaaaaaattttctgataattgaaattttatttaattttatagtttatttaaaattgcagaaacACTACATAAATCTATTTCAATTCGCTAGACAAGATAAGCTATTCATGAAATGGCGGTAAGTCAAGGTACAGCTCTTTCGCTTCTTtcattcttagaaaattttccCTCTGATAGCTAAGACTTTTCCCTCTCATGACTAAGACTTCGATTACACACTTGCGGACAGGAAAAATCCTTCTTCATACCAGGAGAAATAGTAACCTTGTTATAAGAAAAGCGCCAAGAGAAATAAACTATATCATGCCAAGAAAGTATTAAGCCAAGCCCGTTCTAGGGGGGCTTTTTAACGCACCTGAAAGCAATTATCCTTATCTTGACAGCTGAAGTTTGGGCGAGGTCTACAATGAACCGCAAGGCATTTACCCCACCTCCCTCGTAAATCAAGCAGAAAACGAAAACAGCATGCCATACCCTTGAGTTTGATTGACGGcctaagggaaaaaataaaacattcctccCTTCCCTGCCTTCAAGGTCACGGAGGAAATGACGTTTCTCTGGGtaaacggggaaaaaaatttcccattccttacattttcctctactcaacttcaaggatAAGTccaatttccgcttttttcgtTCTAGTTTAAAATCGTTCAGGGAAGGAAATTAACATTGTCAAAAGTAAATCATTtgagataatttataaataaatttgcaaggtaggtaaaatgtttactaatagaaaaaaaaatgatttaatactattttaataaaatgttagtcACGTTTTTTCAAACGAGTCATTTTAGCAATTAACCAatgttttttgtatatatttttcaggatcataaattataatcaaCAATTGGATTTGCATTCATTGTTTGGtgatattaaatctaaaatggCTGAcggttatttaagaaaacatgaGTTTGGTCAcctaaaaagaaagaagaaaaagagaaaaatttaaaaaaaatgaaaggatcgattttaaaatttgtgaaacctTGTAAGTATGCCACTAAATACTGTTTTTagtgatttgaaaataatttgaaaaaatgtcaaGCAATTTAATCTCAGTGTTAAAAACTgtgaatttctaattttttctctttttataaaatgtacaatttaGGTGATGCAGAAAAAGGAGAgcaaaatcagttaaatatttcGGAAAACCTGATTTCTGATGCGGAACTTCACGAAGAAATGCCAGGTCCAGAAAAGTTGTCACAAttcgaaaatataaaagaaatttcaaacaaaaattcttcTGTACAAAATGCAACAATTCACTCGGAAAAAGTTGATTTGATTCGTGATTTACAAACACATTTTAGTTCTGATCCTGCTGAATGGAACGTGACTGTAGATCTGAAACATTGCATTGCAAAAAACCCTGTTTCTCAAGATTTAAATTGCGATTTCAAATTTACTTGTAGACAAATAGGTGACAAAAATAGGCATGTAACTAAAGACTTATTTTTTCGAAAGTTAAGTAaggatgaaattattaaaagagattGGCTGATTTTATCAAAGTCTACAGGTAAATTATACTGTTATGTGTGTAAATTATTTAGTTCCgaaatttcacaaaatgtttttcagacTGGTTTCAATGATTGGAAAAATgctcatattttaatttcttctcatGAACAATCGAAAAATCACATTACATCgcaagtaaatttaatcaattatcaaaaaacaattcaagTAGACAAAGAACTGATAAGAGTACAAGAAGAAACGATAAAATATTGGACAAAAGTTTTAGAACGAGTTTTCGCTTTTCatctttaattaattctaaaggGTTAAATACACCGAagatttattactaattttcgtgaatatattctttttctcgTTTTCTTGAAGGTACAAGAAAACTACTCAATAATAATTACCAAGGggtaagtaacaaaaatatatttatatctgaACATGATGAATACGGTACAATGGTAGACATTCCTACAACTACATTACAATGGAGATGTTCTTgctttttacaaaatctttGTTTGCAGTTACGGTTACAATCTAATGATAAACTCCGCCATCTATCGGTGGTTCAATAACAAGTATTTCTACAAACTCCCCACCATGGACAGGGACGTCCATAATATCTAGTAAGATTAAAGGAAAAtgacaaagagaaaaaaaaaacattaaagttcaacatgaatcaaaattttaagcattatttaaaatttcaaaaggatATAACAGTTGAACGGGACGTCTGATCCGACTTCCATTAGTCCTTACGAGACAGCTCCAGACTTTGCCATCCCGTCCAAGGTAGACTTCTTCGATTACTCCAAGGCTCCaaagtaatttattcttttggGCTCCTTCGATCAAGACAACGTCCTGGACTTGAAGGTTAAGTTGATTTTCTGAAGTTGTCAACCAATGAGCAGTTTTTAAGAGAACATACTGTTCTTTCCATTTGgtccaaaaattttgtaaaagtctCATCTGGAACAGTTTTCTTTTGATTAAGGGAGAACGATTTGAGTGTTCAAAAAGAGTCTCGGTGTAATATAACGGAAGATCGATTTTCTTCTGGGGCAACAAAAAATGAGCAGGGGTCAAAGGTTCGGGTTCATTGAAGTCAGAATAAACGAAGCTTAAAGGGCGTTGGTTTAACACTGATTCTATATCTGTTAAGATTGTTGTTAATTCCTCAAAAGTAAGAAGAGATTTAGATAGAGTCTTGCGTAAGCATTCCTTCACAGATTTCACTAATCTCTCATAGAAACCTCCCCACCATGCAGCTCGTTCCATGATAAATTTCCACTTGATCCTtttatttgctataaaattttgaatctttggatcttgaataaagttaaaaataaattgaagttcTTTATTTGCGCTTTTAAAGGTTTTTGCATTATCGCTATATATGGTTTGGACAATTTCTCGTCTGGAAATAAACCTACGCAAGGCTCTTGTTACTGCGCAAGTAAACAAACATATATAGGCTTTTTCAGGAGTGTTCGATGTTTTAGCATATATCGGACCTGCAAAGTCCACCCCGCAAACTGAGAATGGTGGAGATTCTGAAACTCGATCTTTAGGTAGGGGACTGGTTATTTGCTTAGCAGGTAGAGCTGAATATTTGCGACATATTATGcaactctttattattttctttataagcTGCCGACCTCCAGCGATCCAAAACCGATTTCTAATTTTAGGAAGGGTGGCAGAAACACCACCAGGAAATATTCCTTCGTGTTCATTTCTAATCAACAGTTctgtaaatttacatttattaggAAGTAAGATAGGGTGTTTTTGTTCAAGATCAAATTCCGAATTTTCCAATCTGTCTCCTAttcttaaaacctttttatCATCCAAAAAGGGGGCAAAACTTCTAATAGAAGAATTCTTGTCAATTTCTTTTCCACTTTCTAAGGCCAATATTTCTGAATGATACGCTTTTCTTTGCTCAAATTTGACCCAAAACTCTTCTGCTTCTTCAATTTCTGATGATGTGAGTAGTCCCTAAGTGGTAGATTGTTTTcttatctttgaaataaaacgtCTAATCCATGCTGTTatcctcaaaaattttaaaaagcaactaTAATTCTCCGGATTAATTCTTAGATCATTGGAAGATGTACTAAAGCAGAAACTTGGAATTTCCTCTTTCTTCTTTCTGAATTCCAAAAGATTTTCTTCCGGGGATGTTTCAAAAGTCTGAGGCCAACTGTCAACACGTTTTTTGAGGAAAGGGGGTCCTTCCCACCAAAGAGTGTTGTTAATCAATTCGGATGCTTTCAGTCCTCTCGAAACTAAGTCTGCCGGGTTTTCTTTGCCGGGGCAGTGGAACCAATGTTCAGGATCTGTTAATTGTTGAATCTCAACAACGCGGTTTTTTACGAAGGGTTTAAATCGGTTGGGTAAACCTCTAATCCAGAAGTAAGTGATGGATGAATCAGTCCAAAATTTTTGTGTAAGtttaaactttaagttttttaccaaattattgCTCAATCGAGCAGCTAAAAGGGCAGCCATCAATTCAAGTCTGGGTAATGACAGACTTTTGAGGGGAGATACTCTACTTTTGGATGCAACAAATGATGTATATATcttatctgaatttgtaacaattcTCAAATACGCGACACAGCCGTATGCTTTCAAACTAGCATCAGAAAATATGTGAAGCTGTATATCCTGTATACTATCTCCAAGAGCATCCCTTAAATAGTAACGTGGTATTTCaatgtcttttaattttttaacaccaTTGCACCAATCCTGAAAATCATGAGCAATTTCTTGAGGGAGTTCTTCATCCAAATCAATTCCAGCGCACCAAACTGCTTGAATTAAACACTTTATGGTTACTACAAAGGGGCTCAAATATCCTATTGGGTCGAATATACGACCAGCAGCTTTCGGCGAAAATCTTTTTGTGTGTCTCCCTtcagataaaaatttgataagatgttcagtataaaaaaaaaaatgtctgtgtCACTATTCCACCCTATCCCAAGTACTTTATGCTCAGAAGGTATtaagcatacctgccaacttttacgcatttggcgtaaaattttattttcatatttaaagtggtagtaaatatatactattttttcttttataaacttaatttttaaataattttgatcaccactattcttaaaaaaattaggcatataatattaatttgtgttaCCATCATAGCCGTCATCTTAAGCATTTTCAAATACCACGTATCTGtgtgcttaaaattgaaattttaattccatattattaccactgggaaaaaccattatggaagggattaaaagttggcaggtatgtattaAGTCTGAATTTTCTATGGTGTGATCAATTTGAATGTTATTAGTTTCCCACAAGTCCATAAGAGGTTTCGAATTTGAATTCCATTTTCTAAGTTGCATACCCgcatcttcaaaaattttaatagcttcCTGAATGAAACGAAAAGCTTTATCTACATTATCCTCACATCCTATCACATCGTCCACATACAAcgattctcttaaaaaatttattgtttgaggatgagttttttcataattcttcaaatgaaattttatagttgCCGCAAGAAGGAAGGGACTAGAAGTAAGTCCAAATAAAACACGAGTAAatcgataaattttaatctttagttCATCAAAGGGAGGTTCCGTCCAGATAAATCTGGTCGCATCTCGATCTTCCTCCACAATTTCGATATTAAGGAAAGCTTGCTTCAAATCTGCAACAAAAGCTATCTCTTTCCTCCTAAAGTTAAttagaatatcaaaaatatcattagttAATTTGGGACCAGTGTATAAACAATCATTTAGCGAACAGGATTCAGCTGAGTGAGACGATGCATCATAAACAATGCGGAGTTTTGTAGTTTGTCGCTCTTCTTTAATAACCGCCCTGTGGGgaagataaaatatagttttatcatTTGAATATTCAGCGTCAGGAATTTCTTCAATAATACCCTCTGCAAGATATGATTCTATGGTTTGTCTATATTCATTAAGTAACCAAGGGTTCTTTTCGAATTTGTGTACAAAATGGTGGAGTCTCTTAAGGGCAAcatcataatttgattttaagttgTCAATCAATTCTAATTTCCAGggcaattcaattttataacgtTTATCAAATGTAATGGAAGACTCAAACTCTTGAACTATTGTTTCTTCCTCGTTATCAGTTACAGGCGAATCAGGCAAAATCCCAATGGACTCAAGATCAAAAAATTGTCTAATTAAAGTCTCATCACCACGGTTAACAACTACGTTCATAGTAAGtagattgtttattttatttatgtgccCATAAATACACCAACCGAAGATTGTTTCTACCGCTACCAATTTATTTTCGAGTCTATGAATTCGGCCAGTCactatatcaaaataaaaatccgaTCCGATTAAAATCATAACATCTTTAGTTTCGTTTTGAAAATCATCCGCAAGttgaactgtttttaaaaattcgtaatcCTTAACAATGTTTTTGTTTGGAGAAGGCAGCTGAGTTGCACAAATAGTGTCAGTTTCTACGGCTTCtatatctattttataattagaatcTTCCCTATTTCTTAATCGGATGCTAACTACATTAAACAATTTAGTTTGGGGTTGCTCTGATCCAAAAGAATTAAtcgacaatttttcttttctaattactggcaaatttaatctttttaccaatttatttgttatgaaagTTCGTTGGCTTCCattatcaagaaaaattataacattttcttgtttgtttttattttccgcAATGATTGAGCAAGTTTGTAATAAAATGGGATTCgaattttgtttatgttttaatttattctcgCAAGAAGAAATGGCCgaaacaatttctaaattttccttAGAATTTTCTCTAtcgtttaaagtttttgtttgtttattttcctcTAACTTAAAGCAAATCGCTTTTGAGTGTCTCCGATTACAGAAAACACATTTCTTCTTACTGAAACAATCAATTAATCGATGATTTGGTTTCAAGCAAAGAAAGCAGAGTCTCtgcttaatcaaaatattttttctttcttctactGTGAGAGTATCACATTTCTCAGATTCATGGTCACCCCTACAAAATACACATTCATTAATTCTCGTTGCGGTCGCGCATAATTCATGAGCggatgttatttcattttgtggGTGCGGCCTTGATCTAAATTTAGTCACCCCTACAAaatacacatttattaaatCTCGTTGCGGTCGCGCATAATTCATGAGCGGATGTTATTTCTCTTTGTGGGTGCGGCCTTGATCtaaatttatcttctttttgaTTATTcgaacattttatatttgtaatggCGATGGTTTTTTCGcgactttttatttcttcacttaaaatttttagaagggcttttaaatatttgtttacagttaattttggtagttttatcgTGCATTTGTTTACTTCTGTTTGATTTACAGTCTGAGAGCTAGTTACACCATTTAAATTAGAACTAGTTGAGGGAGTGGCACTAATTTGTTGAATcttctgtttaattttacatttatagttaATCAAATCTTCTACATACGTTTCAGAGGATTCAACTTCATTTTCGATATCTTTAACATCTAGTTCCTTTATTATatcttcatttattaattttatgttcaacATTTTCTCACTTAATTGTTCTAAAGATATTTCTAATTCATATATTGTCAAATCATCAaagtttttatctaagttagtGAGAAATTTAGTAGTAGAACTTTTCAAAGctcttcttttcattttaagttttctataTCCATGATATatccaaatataatatttttcaatcaaaataaacttacCCCTTTTTTCTGGCTTTCTTTTATCCACTAAAATTCGATTCTATTCTTATCTTCAGTACATTGCCTTTCTCGGCATCGATGCACCAGTTTCGCTTTTCAACTTAAAGCAATTCTAATAGGGTAAATACACCGaagatttattactattattagtgAATNatttacaaaaaaattggatttcgggtttTCGCTTTTCAACTTAAAGCAATTCTAACAGGGTAAATACACCGaagatttattactattattagtgAATATAACCTTTTTCTCGTTTTCTTGATGGCACAGGAAAACTACTCAATAATTACCAAGGggtaagtaacaaaaatatttttaaatctttaacatGATGAATACGGTACAATGGTAGACAATGCTACTACTAGTGATGTGCGAAAAACGAACGAATCGATATTTCAATCAACTCTTATTTGTGAATCGATTCATCAAGttcgtttttgaaaaagaatcgatttttttttttttttttttaatgttcgaTGTTTAGTTTGCGAtcttaatgttttttgaaaaaggaaagatNaaaaaaaaaacattaaagttcaacatgaatcaaatttttaagcattatttaaaatttcaaaaggatATAACAGTTGAACGGGACGTCTGATCCGACTTCCATTAGTCCTTACGAGACAGCTCCGGACTTTGCCATCCCGTCCAGGGTAGACTTCTTCTATTACTCCAAGGTTCCaaagtaatttattcttttggGCTCCACAATGATTGAGCaagtttgtaataaaatgcGATTCGacttttgtttatgttttaatttattcttgcaAGAAATGGCCGAAAcgatttctaaattttccttAGAATTTTCTCTAtcgtttaaagtttttgtttgtttattttcatctaACTTAAAGCAAATCGCTTTTGAATGTCTCCGATTAcagaaaacacattttttcttaCTGTAACAATCAATTAATCGATTTGGTTTCAAGCAAAGAAAGCAGTCTTTgcttactcaaaatattttttctttcttctactGTGAGAGTATCACATTTCTCAGATTCATGGTCACCCCTACAAAATACACATTTATTAATTCTCGTTGCGGTCGCGCATAATTCATGAGCGGATGTTAATTCTTTTTGTGGGTACGGCCTTGatctaaatttatctttttgattattcgaacattttatatttgtaatggCGGTAGTTTTTTCGCGACTTTTTATTTctacacttaaaaattttagaagggCTTTTAAATCCCAATTATCCCCCTTTTCCTTCCTACTAAAGTCTAAAGTTATTTCCGATGGGAGTACCTTCAAAATTATCGGCGTTTATAGATTTCCGTAAGATGCCGAATCAATCCCTAGCGattctaaatttctaatttcGATTTCTACTCGATCGAATAATTTTCGCAATCCAAAAGTATCAGTTATGTTTTATTGGTGTTATATTCAATAATTGGCCTAAATGAGCATTTTTAAGCAAGTTTTTCTGTCCAAACCGATCTTTCAACAAATTAAGGGCTGCTTTATAATTATCATCCGTTAAAGAAAATCCCGAAATTGCTTTTGAAGCTGCTCCTCCAACAAAACTTTCtagataaattagtttttcaatatttgaaagatacggatttttatcaattgaattTTCGAACTGGCCGATAAATTCCAACCATGAATTTGGAtctccgaaatatttgtttacagtTAATTTCGGTAGTTTTTATCGTGCATTTGTTTACTTCCGTTTGATTTACAGTCTGAGCTAGTTACACCATTTAAATTAGAACTAGTTGAGGGAGTGAcactaattttttgaatcttctgtttaattttacatttatagttaATCAAATCTTCTACATACGTTTCAGAGGATTCAACTTCCTTTTCGATATCTTTAACATCTAGTTCCTTTATctcttcatttattaattttatgttcaacATTTTCTCACTTAAATGTTCTAAAGATGTTTCTAATTCATATATTGTCAAATCATCAaggtttttatctaagttagtGAGAAATTTAGTAGTAGAACTTTTCAAAGCTCTtcttattttacgtttttctaTATCCAtgatatattcaaatataatatttctcaatcaaaataaacttacCC contains:
- the LOC122272894 gene encoding uncharacterized protein, which produces MAALLAARLSNNLVKNLKFKLTQKFWTDSSITYFWIRGLPNRFKPFVKNRVVEIQQLTDPEHWFHCPGKENPADLVSRGLKASELINNTLWWEGPPFLKKRVDSWPQTFETSPEENLLEFRKKKEEIPSFCFSTSSNDLRINPENYSCFLKFLRITGLLTSSEIEEAEEFWVKFEQRKAYHSEILALESGKEIDKNSSIRSFAPFLDDKKVLRIGDRLENSEFDLEQKHPILLPNKCKFTELLIRNEHEGIFPGGVSATLPKIRNRFWIAGGRQLIKKIIKSCIICRKYSALPAKQITSPLPKDRVSESPPFSVCGVDFAGPIYAKTSNTPEKAYICLFTCAVTRALRRFISRREIVQTIYSDNAKTFKSANKELQFIFNFIQDPKIQNFIANKRIKWKFIMERAAWWGGFYERLVKSVKECLRKTLSKSLLTFEELTTILTDIESVLNQRPLSFVYSDFNEPEPLTPAHFLLPQKKIDLPLYYTETLFEHSNRSPLIKRKLFQMRLLQNFWTKWKEQYVLLKTAHWLTTSENQLNLQVQDVVLIEGAQKNKLLWSLGVIEEVYLGRDGKVWSCLVRTNGSRIRRPVQLLYPFEILNNA